The Streptomyces nigra genome includes the window CAGTTGGCCGGGCATTTCGGAGTCAGCAGGGAGACCGTACGACAGGCGCTGGAGGTGCTGCGCAGCAGTGGTCTGGTCGCCACCGACCGGCGCGGCAGCCACGCCAGCCTGCCGGGCCTGCCGGTCGAGACGCCGACGGCGGTGGCGTTCCCGATCGGCGCCCGGGCCACGGGTCCGGGCGCCGTGGACCGGGCCGCGGTCGCCTGGGAGCTTCCCTCGCCGGAGCATGCCGAGGCGCTGGGGATCGATCCGCACCGCCCGACGCTGGTGCACCGCCACGAGTCCACCGGCGCCGACGGCCGGGCCCGGCGCACGGCCGTGACGACGTTCTCGGCCGTGGCGCTCGCGGAGGTGGTGGAGCTGGCCCGCTACCGGGACCGCGCGGACGGCTCCGGTGCGGCCGAACTGCGCCGCGCCTACGACTGGATGCGCCGGGCGGGCCTGACGCTGCATCACCGGGACGCCATCACCCGCTTGCCGGGCGGCTCCTCGGTACGGGTCACCCGGCGCTCCCACGACCAGTACGGGCGCCCGCTGGAGATCACGGACCTGGTCGTGGACGCCCATCAGGACGCGCTGGTCTACGAGTTCACGGTCCCGGCGGCGGGCTGAGGGCGGACGACCCTCGACTGCCGGGCCAGGGCCAGCAGGCGGCCGTCGGCGGCGCGGACGACACTGTCGTCGACGGCCCAGCCACCACCCGCGTGCTCGGTGCGGATGGTCACCAGCGCCCAGCCGTCCACGGCACCCTCGTCGAGAACGTCGGTGAGATGGACGGTGAGTTCGGCGGTGGGCACCGGACGTGGGGTGTCCCAGACGGCGTACAGCGCGGGCGGCAGGACGTCGGTGAGGGTGACGACCGCCGCCGCGTCGAGCGGCCGGCCGTCCAGGACGCGGATCCACGCGGTGAGTTCCGCCCGTCCCCCACCGGCGAGCGGGCGGTCCGCCGTCGGCGGGCGTATCTCCAACTGCTGCGAGAACGGTGACAGTTCGGCCGGGAGCCGCAGCAGCGGGGAGTCCTCGGGCCCGGGCACGCGCGGCGCCGGGTGCGCGTACGGCACGTCCTGGCGCCGGGCGCCGAAGAGGGCGGACCCCAGGACGACCGGGGCGCCGTTCTGGTGGCCGGTGAAGACACAGGTCGCCGTGCGCCGGCCCGGGGCGGCCGGGGCCGCACCGGAGAAGTGCAGCGGACTGTCGTCCACGGGGGCGAGGTAGTGGGTGGTCAGCGTGCGGACCGGGTGCGCGGCGCCGGGGAAGCGGTCGCGGACGGCGGTCAGCGCGAGGGCGGCGACATGGCCGCCGTGCGCCCCCTCCCAGGACCACCAGGCAGGGTCGACGCGGGTCTCGGTGTCGGTCGTGGTGCTCACCCGGTCACGATAGCCGCGCGAGTTTGAAAAACAAACCCTTTCTCGATATCAAGTTCGGAAATCCAACCCTGCTCCTCACGGGCCATTTGTGTCGACCATTTGTGCAGGCCATCTGTGCAGGCCATCTGTGCAGGCCATCTGCGCAGGCCATCTGCGCAGGCCATCTGCGCAGGTCATTTCAGGGGCCGGCGCGCCACCACCATCCGCACCCGAGGGCTGCCGTCCCGCCGCGCGCCGAACTCGGGCAGCGGCTGCCAGGACACCTCGAACCCCGCCTCCGCGAGGCCCGCGCGCACCTCCGCCAGCCGGAAGGTGCGGTAGTACATGACGAACGGCGGCCGCCGGACGGCGTTGCGTACGCGCATCACCGCGTCGAAGCCCAGCAGCGCCCAGTAGGCGGGCGACGTGGGGCGCGGCGGCGCCACGACCGGGAAGGCGAAGCGGCCGCCCGGCCGCAGGACCGTGTGGACCTGGGCGAAGAGTCCGGGCAGCTCACGCGGCAGGAAGTGGCCGAACGCCCCGAAACTCACCACCAGGTCGAAGGCGGACGTGAACGGCAGCGCACGGGCGTCCGCACGCACCCAGTGCACCCGGGGCCCGTCACCCGTCCGTGAGCCCGGCACGGCCCGCCGCCGGGCGACCTCGAGCATGCCCGCGCTGAAGTCGACACCGGTGACGCTGCGCCGGCACAGCTCGCCCAGGACACCCGCCCCGGCGCCCGTACCGCAGCACAGGTCCAGTCCGTCCTCGTACGGGCCGTCGGCGGCGAGCGCGCCCCTGACGGCGGTCAGGACCGAGTCCGGCGTACGGAACGGCGTGTGGTCGAACTTGGGGGCGAGCAGGTCGTAGCCGCGCTCGACCGACGACAGGGCCTGGACGGTGAGTTCGCGCAGGCTGGGACCCTCGGGGCTGAACATCGCCGTCACCCCGCCGCGACACGTCGGCCGAGGACCGCGAGGACGCGGTCGCACCAGCGCAGGTTCTCCTCCTCGAAGGAGATACCCGCCAGCAGCGTCAGATAGGGCCCGATGCGCTCCGCGTCCCGCAGATACTCCTCCTCGGTCCGGCCGTCCAGCAGCCGTTCGCGGACGCGTTCGTAGCGGTCGAGCTTTCCGCGCGCCCAGCCCCGGCGCTCCTCGACCAGCGCGCGGGCGGTCTCCGCGTCCTCCATGGCCTGGACCTTGATGAGGAGTTCGTCCCGGATGGCGGTGGGCCTCCGGGGCGGTTCGGCGGCGAAGGCGCGCAGGTCGGCGCGACCGGCCTCGGTGAGCGTGAACATCCGTTTGTTGGGGCGGCGTTCCTGCTGCACGAACCTGGCCTCGACGAGGCCGTCCTGGGCGAGGCGTTCCAGTTCCCGGTAGAGCTGCTGCGGGGTCGCGGGCCAGAAGTTCGCGAACGAGATGTCGAAGAGCTTGGACAGCTCGTAGCCCGAGGCCTCACCCTCGAGCAGGGCGGCGAGCACGGCGTACTTGAGGGACATGTGGACACCGTAACAGCGGGTGACTATTGTCATCCGCACTTACTCAACTAATTGACTATGAGGTGATCCGGATGCACGCTTTCCGTGCGGCGGTCGAGGCGGGTGACACCGACGCCATCGAGGCGTTGCTGGCGGAGGACGTCGTCTTCACCAGCCCGGCGGTGTTCAAGCCGTACACCGGCAAGGCGATCACGGCGGCGATCCTGCGCGGTGTCGTCCGGGTCTTCGAGGACTTCAAGTACGTCCGCGAGATCAACGACGCGGGCGGCCGCGACCACGCGCTGGTCTTCACCGCGCGGGTCGGCGACAAGCAGGTCACCGGCTGCGACTTCCTGTCGGTGAACGAGGACGGGCTGATCGACGACTTCATGGTGATGGTGCGCCCGCTGTCCGGGCTCCAGGCGCTGGCCGAGGCCATGGGTGCGCAGTTCGACCGGATCGTGGCGGACGCCGAGACGCGCTCCGCGTAGAGGTCTCGCACGGGCGGGCGGCGGGTGTGGTGGTCCTCCCGCCGCCCGTCGCGCTGCTCAACTCCCGCTGTCCCGTACCCCGTTCGACAGGGCTTGAAGAGCCCCCGCCGTACGCACTGCTCGCCATGCCCTGAAGCCCCGTGGTACGGTCCAGACAGCACTTGTGTACGCCCCGTCGTGGGCGCCGGTGCCTGTCCCTCTCCCCCGTTCGCCGGTCGGCGTACCGGCGGCTTTCTCTCCCACCTCGTGTGACCAGCGATTTCGCTTCGTTCGACGAGGTGCCGTTCTCGCCGCCCGCGAAGGCACGTTCCACGCCTTCCCGTCTCTCACGCGGCCCTTCCCCTCCCTCACGCATGTCCTCTGTCTTCCGTCTGTCTTCCGTCCGAAAGGACACCCACCATGACCACCACACTCGAACACCCCACGGCACCCGAGCGGGCCGCCGTCCACGCCGTCACCGGTGTCCTCGACATCGACGCGAGCGGGAAGGGGCATCTGCGGTCCCCGAACCTGCTGCCCTCCCCCGCCGACCCACAGGTCTCCCCCGCGCTGATCCGCCGGTACGGCCTGCGCAAGGGCGACCTCGTCGAGGGCGAACGCGGCGAGCGCCGCACCCTCACCGGCGTCGTCCGCGTCGACGGGCGCACGCCCGGCCACGAGCGCCGCCGCTTCGGCGATCTGACGCCGCTGCACCCCCGGGAGCGCCTCCGCCTGGAGCACCCGGCGTCCGGTGCGGCCGGGCGGGTCGCCGACCTCATCGCCCCCGTCGGCAAGGGACAGCGCGGACTGATCGTGGCGCCGCCCAAGACGGGCAAGACCGTGCTGCTCCAGCAGATCGCGGCGGCCGTCGCCGGCAACCACCCGGAGTGCCGGCTGATGGTCGTACTCCTCGACGAACGCCCCGAGGAGGTCACCGACATGCGGCGCTCCGTGCGCGGCGAGGTCTACGCCTCCACCTTCGACCGGTCGCCCAGGCAGCACATCGCACTGGCCGAGCTGGTCGTCGAGCGGGCCAAGCGGCTGGTGGAGGCGGGCGACGACGTCGTCATCCTGTTCGACTCGCTGACCCGGCTGTGCCGGGCGCACAACAACGCGGCCGGTTCCGGCGGCCGCACCCTGAGCGGCGGTGTCGACGCTGCCGCGTTGCAGGGCCCCAAGCGGTTCTTCGGTGCCGCGCGGCTCGCCGAGGAGGGCGGTTCGCTCACCGTCCTCGCCACAGCCCTCGTCGAGACGGGGTCCCGGGCCGACGACTACTTCTTCGAGGAGCTCAAGAGCACCGGCAACATGGAGCTGCGGCTGAGCCGGGAGCTGGCCTCCCGCCGTGTCTTCCCCGCCGTCGAGATCGACCCGTCCGGCACCCGCCGCGAGGAACTGCTGCTGTCGCCGGGCGAGTTGAACGCGGTACGAGGCCTGCGCCGGGCCCTGCGCAGCCGGGACGGCCTCAGCGGTACGGAGACCCTGCTGGAGCGGATGCGCGAGACCCCGGACAACGCCACGTTCCTGCGGCGCATCCAGCCGACACTGCCGGCCGCCTGACGCGCCGGCCGTCCGACCTCGCCGCCTGCCACCTGCCACCTGCCACCTGCCACCTGCCGGGCATCGCCCGTCCGGGTGCCGGAGCGGCCCGCGCGGCCCGGGCAGCGCCCCGCGGCCGTCTCCTGTTCCTACGTTGGCGGTATGAAGATCGGATTTACCGCACGGGCTCTCGTGTCCGCCTGCGCCCTCGGCGCGGCCGGTATGCTGGCGCTGGCGCCCGCCTCCGCCTCCGCGCACCCCGGGCACGACCCCGACCCGCCACGCGGACCCCGCGCGACCCCGCCGCCCGCGCTGCTGTACCGGTCCGGCACCCAGGTGAGGCCCCACGCGGACGCCCCCGCGCTGCCCCGCCTCTCCGCGCGGTCCTGGCTGGTGGCCGACGCCGACTCCGGCGAGGTGCTCGCCGCCCACGAGGCGCACCGCCCGCTGCCGCCCGCCAGCACGCTCAAGACCCTGTTCGCCCTCACGGTCCTGCCCACGCTCCCCGCCGGAGTCCCGCACACCGTGCGCCCCGAGGAGCTGGCGGGCATCGGTCCCGGCTCCAGCCTGGTCGGCGTCGCGGAGGGCCGCACCTACCGGGTCGCCGACCTGTGGCGCGGGGTGTTCCTCAGCTCGGGCAACGACGCCGTCCGGGTCCTGGCCGCGCTCAACGGCGGCTGGCGGGCCACGGCGGCACGGATGCAGGAGAAGGCGCGCGCCCTGGGCGCCCTCGACACCCGGGTGCTGTCACCGGACGGCTACGACACCCCGGGGCAGGTGTCCTCGGCGTACGACCTGGCGGTGTTCGGGCGGGCGGGGCTGCGCAACGCCGACTTCGCGCGGTACTGCGGCACGGCGGAGGCCCTCTTCCCCGGAGCGGGCGGCCGGGCGTACGGGATCCGCAACACCAACCGGCTGCTGACCGGCGCGGACGGCGTGGCCCGCTACCCCGGGGCGATCGGCGTCAAGAACGGCTACACCACCGAGGCGGGCAACACCCTGGTCGCCGCCGCCCGCCGCGGCGGGCGCACCCTCGTGGTCACCGTGCTCAACCCGCGGGCGGGCGGCGGGCACGCCGTCTACGAGGAGGCGTCCGCGCTGCTCGACTGGGGGTTCGGTGCTGCCGGACGCGTGGAGCCGGTCGGCTCGCTCGACGGGCGGCGGGCCAGACCCGGGCCGGGCCCCAGCGCCGTACCGGTGGTGGCCGCCGCGCCGCCCGAGCGGCGGGTGGGCTGGGCGGAGGCGTGCGCGATCGCCGGAGCGGCCGGCATGGGAGCGGGGGCCGTGTCGCTGGTGACGCGGGGCCGGACCGAGTGACCGGAGGCGGGCGCCGGAGCACCGGTGTCAGAACACCGAGACGCCCGTGAGCGTGGTGAAACGGTCGAGGGCCGCCACACCGGCCACCGAGTTGCCGCGCTCGTCCAGGCCGGGGCTCCATACGCACAGCGTGCAGCGACCGGGGACGACGGCGATGATGCCGCCGCCCACCCCGCTCTTGCCGGGCAGGCCCACCCGGTAGGCGAAGTCGCCGGCGGCGTCGTACGTGCCGCAGGTCAGCATGATCGCGTTGATCTGCTTGGCCTGGCTGAGGCTGAGCAGCCGGGTGCCGTCGGCCCGGACGCCGTGCCGCGCCAGAAACATGGTCGCCAGGGCGAGGTCCGCACAGGACGCCATGATGGAGCACTGCCGGAAGTAGTCGTCCAGCAGGACGGGCACGGGGTTGTCGATGTTGCCGTAGGACGCCATCAGGTGGGCGAGGGCGGCGTTGCGGTCCCCGTGCGCCGTCTCGGAGGCGGCCACCTCGAGGTCGAAGTCCAGGCCGTCGTTGCCGCTCTCGGCGCGCAGGAAGGTCAGCAGTTCGCTCGCCGCGTCGCCGGTGCGGGTGTGGAGGCGGTCGGTGACGACGAGGGCGCCGGCGTTGATGAACGGGTTGCGCGGGATGCCGTTCTCGTACTCCAGCTGCACCAGCGAGTTGAACGGGTTGCCGGACGGTTCGCGGCCCACGTGCTCCCACAGCTCGTCGCCCTCGCGGGCGAGGTCGAGGGCGAGGGTGAACACCTTGGTGATGGACTGCGCGGAGAACGGCTCGCGCCAGTCCCCCACGCCGTACACGGTGCCGTCGAGCTCGGCGACCGCCATGCCGAAGCTGCGGGGATCGCGGGCCGCGAGCGCCGGGATGTAGTCGGCGGGCCGGCCCCGGCCGGGGGTCCGCTCGATCTCCTCGGCGATGCGCTCCAGGATCGACTGGAAGGTCAGGGGCGTCGACGCTGCCATGATCACATCATGCCCTTCCGGGGGTCCCTTCGCGTGCCCGGCGGTTCAAGCCCTGCAGACCGTTCAGGCCGAGAGGGCCGAGACCGGGGCCGGCTCCAGCGCGGGCACGGGCTGCACCCGGCCCACCTCATGGCCGCCGCCCAGCAGGGCCTCGCCCCGGAACTCGGTGAGCGACACGGGGTCGACACCGGCCCACGCGAGCGCCGCCGCGGCGACCGGGACGCGCGCCCGGTTCGCCCCGTCGGCGATCTTGACGGCGACGGCCCGTCCGTCCGGGAGGGCCGCGACCTGTACGCCCTCGAAGCCGTCCTTGGCGAGCAGGCCCGGCACGGCCCGCATCAGCGCCGCGACGTCCCGGCCCGAGCCGGAGGCCATCTCGGCGTGGGTGCGCATGGCGTCCGCGACGCGCGCCTCGGGGGTACCGGGCGCGGCCGTGGTGATCCGGGCGGCGGCGCGCGCCAGCCCGTGCAGGGAGATGGAGAACAGCGGTGCCCCGCACCCGTCGACGCTGACCCGGGCTGTGCGCTGCCCGGTGAGGTCCTCGACGATCTCGGCGATCGCCTGCTGGAGGGGGTGGGCGGGGTCGAGGTAGTCGTCCAGGGACCAGCCGTTGAGCCGGCAGGTGTAGAGCATGGCGGCGTGCTTGCCGGAGCAGTTCTGGGCGAGCCGGGACGGCGGACGGCCCTCGCGCACCCAGGTGTCCCGTACGACCGGGTCGTACGGCAGGTCCGGGACGTTGCGCAGGTCGTCCTCGGTGAGTCCGGCGAGTTCGAGTATGCGCCGGGTGCCGGCGAGGTGGCGTTCCTCGCCGGAGTGGCTGGCCGCGGCGAGCGAGAGCAGCGCGCCGTCGAGCGGGAGCCCGGCGCGCACCATGGCGACGGCCTGGACGGGCTTGATCGCCGAGCGCGGGTAGAAGGCGGCCTCGATGTCGCCGAGCTGGAGCTGTACGGCGCCGTCGGGGCCGAGGACGACGACGGAGCCGTGGTGGGTGCCCTCGATGACGCCGCTGCGGACGAGGTGGGCGACGGGCGCGTGCAGGGGTGCGCGGACGAGGGGTGCGTCCGCCATGGTGCTGGAGTACATCACTGCCTGGGGGTCGTAGGTCGGTGCGGGGTGGCCGGCCGGCGCGGGGGTCACGCGCGGGGCCTGGGGTGCGGGGTGCGGTGCCCGGCGGCCGGGGTGGGGCCGTCCTGGCGTCCGCGGCGCACGATGTCGGTGAGGGTGGTCCCGACACGGTCGAGGTGGTGGGTCATGGCGGCGGTGGCGTCGCCCTCGCTGCCGTCGGTCAGGGCGCGCAGGATCGCGCGGTGTTCGCGGTCGGACTGCTCGCGGCGGCCGCCCAGCTCGTTGAGGAAGGCGGACTGGCGGGCCAGCGCGTCGCGGATCTCCTCGATGACCCGGCGGAACACCGGGTTCTGCGCGGCCTCGGCGACGCCCAGGTGGAAGAGGGTGTCCATCGCGACCCACGCGGTGGTGTCCGTCTCGCGCTCCATGCGGTCCAGCAGATGGGCGAGATGGTCGAGGTTCTCGGGGGTGCGGCGGCGGGCCGCGTACCCGGCGACCGGGATCTCGACGTGCCGGCGCACCTCCATGAGGTCGCGGGCGGTGTAGTCGCCGAAGGTCGGGTCCTCGACGCTGCGGGCGACGACGAAGGTGCCCTTGCCGGTCTTGGAGACGGTCAGCCCCATGGTCTGCAGCGCCCGCAGGGCCTCCCGCAGCACGGGCCGGCTGATCTCCAGGGTGCGGCACAGCTCTGCCTCGGACGGCAGCTTGTCGCCCACGGCGTAGTCGCCGCGCTCGATGGCGTCGCGCAGGTGCGCGAGCACCGCCTCCATGGCGCTGACGCGGCGCGGCGGCTGTCCGGCTGTCCGGCTGTCTGACAGGTTCACGGAATCGATGGTCCGTTCGGGTGACCGTTCCTGTCAAGCGGCGGCCCGACGAGCCTTCACGACCACACCGCCTCGGCGATCGTCACGCCCAGGAAGACGGCACCAAGTCCCACGAGCACGCTCCCCACCACGTTGGCGACGGCGTACCGGCCCGCCCCGGTCTCCGTGAGCCGCAGGGTCTCGTACGAGAAGGTCGAGTAAGTGGTGAGCGCGCCGCACAGGCCGGTGCCGATGAGCAGCCGGACGTGGGAGTCCGCTGCGCCCGCGGCGACGGCCCCGGTGAGCAGGCCGAGGACGAGGCAGCCGGCGATGTTGACGGTGAAGGTGCCCCACGGGAACACCGAGGCGTGGCGGGCCTGCACCGCGCGGTCGGTGAGATAGCGCAGGGGCGCCCCGACGGCGGCGCCCGCGATCACCAGGAACCAGTTCACGCCGGCGCCTCCCCGGGTCCGTGCCCAGCGCGGTCGCCGTACCGGACGACCTCGCACGCGTCGAGGGTGACCAGCCCCTCCGTGACGAGTTCGTCGAGTTGCGGCAGGAAGCCCCGGACGCGTTCCTCGGTGTCGACGATCACGACGGCCACCGGCATGCACTCGCTGAGCGACAGCAGCCGTGAGGTGTGGACCAGCGAGGAGGCGCCGAAGCCCTCGATGCCCCGGAAGACGCTGGCGCCGGCGAGACCGGCCCGGTGGGCCCGGTGCACGATCTCCGAGTACAGCGGGCGGTGGTGCCAGGTGTCGTGCTCGCCGACGAGCACGGTCAGGCGCAGGGCGCGGCCGGTCGTACCGTTCATGACGGCCTCCTCCTCAGGGCGCGGCGGGTGACCGCCGACGCGA containing:
- a CDS encoding acyl-CoA thioesterase; amino-acid sequence: MSTTTDTETRVDPAWWSWEGAHGGHVAALALTAVRDRFPGAAHPVRTLTTHYLAPVDDSPLHFSGAAPAAPGRRTATCVFTGHQNGAPVVLGSALFGARRQDVPYAHPAPRVPGPEDSPLLRLPAELSPFSQQLEIRPPTADRPLAGGGRAELTAWIRVLDGRPLDAAAVVTLTDVLPPALYAVWDTPRPVPTAELTVHLTDVLDEGAVDGWALVTIRTEHAGGGWAVDDSVVRAADGRLLALARQSRVVRPQPAAGTVNS
- a CDS encoding glutaminase, producing MAASTPLTFQSILERIAEEIERTPGRGRPADYIPALAARDPRSFGMAVAELDGTVYGVGDWREPFSAQSITKVFTLALDLAREGDELWEHVGREPSGNPFNSLVQLEYENGIPRNPFINAGALVVTDRLHTRTGDAASELLTFLRAESGNDGLDFDLEVAASETAHGDRNAALAHLMASYGNIDNPVPVLLDDYFRQCSIMASCADLALATMFLARHGVRADGTRLLSLSQAKQINAIMLTCGTYDAAGDFAYRVGLPGKSGVGGGIIAVVPGRCTLCVWSPGLDERGNSVAGVAALDRFTTLTGVSVF
- the rho gene encoding transcription termination factor Rho produces the protein MTTTLEHPTAPERAAVHAVTGVLDIDASGKGHLRSPNLLPSPADPQVSPALIRRYGLRKGDLVEGERGERRTLTGVVRVDGRTPGHERRRFGDLTPLHPRERLRLEHPASGAAGRVADLIAPVGKGQRGLIVAPPKTGKTVLLQQIAAAVAGNHPECRLMVVLLDERPEEVTDMRRSVRGEVYASTFDRSPRQHIALAELVVERAKRLVEAGDDVVILFDSLTRLCRAHNNAAGSGGRTLSGGVDAAALQGPKRFFGAARLAEEGGSLTVLATALVETGSRADDYFFEELKSTGNMELRLSRELASRRVFPAVEIDPSGTRREELLLSPGELNAVRGLRRALRSRDGLSGTETLLERMRETPDNATFLRRIQPTLPAA
- a CDS encoding GntR family transcriptional regulator; its protein translation is MVRTTPHERPLTTAQPLYWRIATQLLGELRDGTIPPGERLPGERQLAGHFGVSRETVRQALEVLRSSGLVATDRRGSHASLPGLPVETPTAVAFPIGARATGPGAVDRAAVAWELPSPEHAEALGIDPHRPTLVHRHESTGADGRARRTAVTTFSAVALAEVVELARYRDRADGSGAAELRRAYDWMRRAGLTLHHRDAITRLPGGSSVRVTRRSHDQYGRPLEITDLVVDAHQDALVYEFTVPAAG
- a CDS encoding PadR family transcriptional regulator, whose amino-acid sequence is MSLKYAVLAALLEGEASGYELSKLFDISFANFWPATPQQLYRELERLAQDGLVEARFVQQERRPNKRMFTLTEAGRADLRAFAAEPPRRPTAIRDELLIKVQAMEDAETARALVEERRGWARGKLDRYERVRERLLDGRTEEEYLRDAERIGPYLTLLAGISFEEENLRWCDRVLAVLGRRVAAG
- a CDS encoding FadR/GntR family transcriptional regulator, with the protein product MNLSDSRTAGQPPRRVSAMEAVLAHLRDAIERGDYAVGDKLPSEAELCRTLEISRPVLREALRALQTMGLTVSKTGKGTFVVARSVEDPTFGDYTARDLMEVRRHVEIPVAGYAARRRTPENLDHLAHLLDRMERETDTTAWVAMDTLFHLGVAEAAQNPVFRRVIEEIRDALARQSAFLNELGGRREQSDREHRAILRALTDGSEGDATAAMTHHLDRVGTTLTDIVRRGRQDGPTPAAGHRTPHPRPRA
- a CDS encoding asparaginase, producing MYSSTMADAPLVRAPLHAPVAHLVRSGVIEGTHHGSVVVLGPDGAVQLQLGDIEAAFYPRSAIKPVQAVAMVRAGLPLDGALLSLAAASHSGEERHLAGTRRILELAGLTEDDLRNVPDLPYDPVVRDTWVREGRPPSRLAQNCSGKHAAMLYTCRLNGWSLDDYLDPAHPLQQAIAEIVEDLTGQRTARVSVDGCGAPLFSISLHGLARAAARITTAAPGTPEARVADAMRTHAEMASGSGRDVAALMRAVPGLLAKDGFEGVQVAALPDGRAVAVKIADGANRARVPVAAAALAWAGVDPVSLTEFRGEALLGGGHEVGRVQPVPALEPAPVSALSA
- a CDS encoding D-alanyl-D-alanine carboxypeptidase family protein, translated to MKIGFTARALVSACALGAAGMLALAPASASAHPGHDPDPPRGPRATPPPALLYRSGTQVRPHADAPALPRLSARSWLVADADSGEVLAAHEAHRPLPPASTLKTLFALTVLPTLPAGVPHTVRPEELAGIGPGSSLVGVAEGRTYRVADLWRGVFLSSGNDAVRVLAALNGGWRATAARMQEKARALGALDTRVLSPDGYDTPGQVSSAYDLAVFGRAGLRNADFARYCGTAEALFPGAGGRAYGIRNTNRLLTGADGVARYPGAIGVKNGYTTEAGNTLVAAARRGGRTLVVTVLNPRAGGGHAVYEEASALLDWGFGAAGRVEPVGSLDGRRARPGPGPSAVPVVAAAPPERRVGWAEACAIAGAAGMGAGAVSLVTRGRTE
- the crcB gene encoding fluoride efflux transporter CrcB, which translates into the protein MNWFLVIAGAAVGAPLRYLTDRAVQARHASVFPWGTFTVNIAGCLVLGLLTGAVAAGAADSHVRLLIGTGLCGALTTYSTFSYETLRLTETGAGRYAVANVVGSVLVGLGAVFLGVTIAEAVWS
- a CDS encoding DUF190 domain-containing protein — protein: MNGTTGRALRLTVLVGEHDTWHHRPLYSEIVHRAHRAGLAGASVFRGIEGFGASSLVHTSRLLSLSECMPVAVVIVDTEERVRGFLPQLDELVTEGLVTLDACEVVRYGDRAGHGPGEAPA
- a CDS encoding nuclear transport factor 2 family protein is translated as MHAFRAAVEAGDTDAIEALLAEDVVFTSPAVFKPYTGKAITAAILRGVVRVFEDFKYVREINDAGGRDHALVFTARVGDKQVTGCDFLSVNEDGLIDDFMVMVRPLSGLQALAEAMGAQFDRIVADAETRSA
- a CDS encoding class I SAM-dependent methyltransferase is translated as MFSPEGPSLRELTVQALSSVERGYDLLAPKFDHTPFRTPDSVLTAVRGALAADGPYEDGLDLCCGTGAGAGVLGELCRRSVTGVDFSAGMLEVARRRAVPGSRTGDGPRVHWVRADARALPFTSAFDLVVSFGAFGHFLPRELPGLFAQVHTVLRPGGRFAFPVVAPPRPTSPAYWALLGFDAVMRVRNAVRRPPFVMYYRTFRLAEVRAGLAEAGFEVSWQPLPEFGARRDGSPRVRMVVARRPLK